One region of Synechococcus elongatus PCC 11801 genomic DNA includes:
- the murB gene encoding UDP-N-acetylmuramate dehydrogenase, translating into MEVVMSLEGLRSAVSLAPLTTFRVGGTAEFYLEPQSSEAIAAAWQWAQSESLPITFLGAGSNLLISDRGLDGLVINLRQLQGARFDPAAGLIQVAAGEPIPRLAWAAARQGWRGLEWAVGIPGTIGGAAVMNAGAQGGCMADSLQSVQVITPRGLETWSQADLQYDYRHSILQSGQACVVSVNLQLQPGFERSQVLADTSANFRQRKRTQPYHLPNCGSVFRNPEPQKAGQLIEACNLKGYQIGDAQVSEMHANFILNCGSARAQDILDVIQHVQGTVRDRFGVSLHPEVKMLGEFQ; encoded by the coding sequence ATGGAAGTTGTGATGTCACTCGAAGGACTGCGATCGGCTGTCTCACTGGCGCCACTGACGACGTTTCGGGTGGGTGGCACGGCGGAATTTTATTTGGAGCCGCAGTCTTCGGAAGCGATCGCTGCGGCTTGGCAGTGGGCTCAGTCTGAAAGTCTGCCGATCACGTTTTTAGGTGCCGGTTCTAACCTGTTGATCAGCGATCGCGGCTTGGATGGCTTGGTGATCAATTTGCGGCAACTCCAAGGTGCCCGATTTGATCCAGCAGCAGGTTTGATCCAAGTCGCTGCTGGTGAACCGATCCCACGACTCGCTTGGGCAGCTGCTCGGCAGGGTTGGCGTGGTTTGGAATGGGCGGTGGGCATTCCGGGCACGATCGGCGGAGCTGCAGTCATGAATGCTGGAGCTCAAGGCGGTTGCATGGCTGATAGTTTGCAATCGGTTCAAGTGATTACGCCGCGCGGTCTAGAAACCTGGTCACAGGCTGACTTGCAATATGATTACCGCCACTCAATCCTGCAATCGGGTCAGGCTTGTGTTGTCTCAGTGAACTTGCAGCTCCAGCCTGGATTTGAGCGATCGCAGGTCTTAGCGGATACCAGTGCCAATTTCCGACAGCGCAAACGTACCCAACCGTATCATCTGCCGAATTGTGGCAGCGTCTTTCGTAACCCCGAGCCGCAAAAAGCCGGGCAACTGATTGAAGCATGCAACTTAAAGGGCTATCAAATTGGTGATGCCCAGGTGTCTGAAATGCATGCCAATTTCATTTTGAACTGTGGCTCTGCCCGCGCCCAAGACATTCTTGATGTGATTCAGCACGTCCAAGGAACTGTACGCGATCGCTTTGGCGTCAGCCTTCATCCAGAAGTAAAAATGCTAGGCGAGTTTCAGTAG
- a CDS encoding heavy metal-responsive transcriptional regulator, giving the protein MTAALLKIGEIAKQVGVAVGTIRYYETLQLIQPSTRGENGYRYYTHQTIQHLQFIRQAQTLGFSLEEIRQILTVYAEGTPPCGLVQTLLNQKIEALEEKLQQIQTFKAQLESYRDRWQQTPQPQTLAESEICPLIATIPQT; this is encoded by the coding sequence TTGACCGCTGCACTACTCAAAATTGGTGAAATCGCCAAACAAGTTGGGGTCGCCGTCGGCACGATTCGCTATTACGAAACCCTGCAACTGATTCAACCCAGTACGCGGGGGGAAAATGGCTATCGCTACTACACTCACCAAACGATTCAGCACCTGCAATTCATCCGGCAGGCACAGACTTTAGGATTTTCACTGGAGGAAATCCGACAAATTCTGACGGTCTATGCCGAAGGCACACCCCCTTGCGGATTAGTGCAGACTCTACTCAATCAAAAAATTGAAGCTTTAGAAGAGAAACTCCAGCAGATTCAAACCTTCAAAGCGCAGCTAGAGTCCTACCGCGATCGCTGGCAACAAACACCTCAGCCTCAGACCTTGGCAGAATCAGAGATCTGTCCGCTAATTGCCACAATTCCTCAGACGTAA
- a CDS encoding SufS family cysteine desulfurase — MTAIALTNLATEVRADFPILHQQVNGNPLVYLDNAATSQKPRAVIQSLVDYYEGYNSNVHRGVHTLSGKATDAYEAARQKVARFVNARSEQEIVYTRNASEAINLVAYSFGMNFLQAGDEIILSAMEHHSNLIPWQFVAAKTGAVLKFVGVTETGQFDLEQFRSLLSGRTKLVSVVHVSNTLGCCNPVTEICQLAHAKGARVLIDACQSLPHQAIDVQAIDCDWLVGSGHKMCAPTGIGFLYGKLDLLRQMPPFLGGGEMIADVFLDHATYADLPHKFEAGTPAIGEAIALGAAIDYLTAIGMDRIHAYEQQLTQHLFQRLTEIPEIQVYGPTPEQDPHRAALAAFTAGDVHPHDLSTILDQSGIAIRAGHHCTQPLHQELKIQSTARASCYFYNTTEEIDRFIDSLKEAVEFFGAIFA, encoded by the coding sequence ATGACTGCGATCGCCCTGACCAATCTTGCGACTGAGGTTCGTGCCGACTTCCCGATCCTGCATCAGCAGGTCAACGGCAACCCATTGGTCTATCTCGACAACGCGGCAACCTCGCAAAAGCCGAGAGCGGTGATCCAGTCCCTCGTCGATTACTACGAGGGCTACAACAGCAACGTCCATCGCGGCGTTCACACCCTCAGCGGCAAGGCAACTGATGCCTACGAAGCAGCGCGGCAAAAGGTGGCGCGGTTTGTCAATGCTCGCAGCGAACAGGAGATCGTCTACACCCGTAATGCCAGCGAAGCGATCAACCTCGTCGCCTACAGCTTCGGCATGAATTTTCTCCAAGCCGGTGACGAGATCATCCTCTCGGCCATGGAGCACCACAGCAACCTCATCCCTTGGCAATTTGTAGCGGCCAAAACGGGAGCGGTGCTGAAATTCGTCGGCGTGACTGAGACAGGACAGTTCGACCTCGAGCAGTTCCGCAGCCTCCTCAGCGGTCGCACCAAACTGGTGTCAGTTGTCCACGTGTCCAACACACTGGGCTGCTGCAATCCCGTCACGGAAATCTGTCAGCTCGCCCATGCCAAGGGTGCGCGAGTACTGATTGATGCCTGCCAAAGTCTGCCCCATCAGGCGATCGATGTGCAGGCGATCGATTGTGATTGGCTCGTCGGTTCTGGTCACAAAATGTGTGCCCCAACCGGCATTGGTTTCCTCTACGGCAAGCTCGACCTATTGCGTCAAATGCCGCCTTTCCTAGGTGGCGGCGAAATGATCGCGGATGTCTTCCTCGATCACGCAACTTATGCAGATTTGCCCCACAAATTTGAGGCAGGAACCCCCGCGATTGGAGAAGCGATCGCCCTCGGTGCTGCGATCGACTATCTCACTGCGATCGGCATGGACCGCATCCACGCTTACGAACAGCAACTGACGCAACATCTGTTCCAGCGGCTGACCGAAATTCCGGAAATACAAGTTTACGGGCCAACCCCGGAACAGGATCCGCATCGCGCTGCCCTCGCTGCTTTTACGGCTGGCGACGTGCATCCCCACGATCTCTCAACCATCCTTGATCAGTCAGGGATTGCGATTCGGGCAGGCCATCACTGCACCCAACCCTTGCATCAAGAATTAAAGATTCAATCAACCGCGCGTGCGAGTTGCTATTTCTACAACACGACCGAAGAGATCGATCGCTTCATTGATTCGCTCAAAGAAGCCGTTGAGTTCTTTGGCGCAATTTTCGCTTAG
- the sufD gene encoding Fe-S cluster assembly protein SufD — protein sequence MTLSVVSPLEQVNSDAAPVSAVEQRQTVLQQLLNLGQSAAGAESLQAQARDRLADLAIPSTKVEDWRFTDLSLLLKRSFLAAPATAEADFVEPLLLADVPLRAVFVDGQFQPALSSTEWPEGLSLTVGFDAAIAQNLLADDLFATLNTAGFSQAAVIRVAAGAAIAQPLHLLWISSSTSDTAFSQPRALIELGANSALTVIEDFAPLGNDCTADYFVNAVTEIQLGANAQLQHSRVQRDGDRAVHIGTTTVQQERDSRYHGIAISTGAQLSRHNYLAAQNGSQAETILDGLSLADGDRLVDTHSGIFFNQPHGRSQQLHKCIASDRGRAVFSGRVVVPQIAQQTDAAQLSRNLLLSPRARIDAKPQLEIVADDVKCSHGATVSQLSEDEIFYLQSRGLDQAAATHLLIEAFAGEILQKLPSAQLREALSRCVSCRAERPESSPAS from the coding sequence ATGACGCTTTCTGTGGTTTCTCCTCTGGAGCAAGTCAACTCCGATGCTGCGCCGGTTTCCGCCGTCGAGCAACGGCAAACCGTTCTCCAGCAACTGCTGAATTTAGGGCAGTCCGCAGCCGGGGCTGAGTCGTTGCAAGCCCAAGCTCGCGATCGCCTTGCTGATTTGGCAATCCCTTCGACGAAAGTTGAAGACTGGCGGTTCACCGATCTTTCCTTGCTGCTGAAGCGATCTTTTTTGGCAGCACCGGCGACAGCAGAGGCAGATTTCGTCGAACCGCTTTTGCTGGCGGACGTGCCGCTGCGAGCCGTCTTTGTTGATGGTCAATTTCAGCCGGCGCTTTCCAGTACGGAATGGCCAGAAGGACTGAGTCTGACGGTTGGCTTTGATGCTGCGATCGCCCAAAACTTACTGGCCGACGACCTGTTTGCCACGCTGAATACGGCGGGCTTTAGTCAAGCAGCTGTGATTCGGGTGGCTGCCGGAGCTGCGATCGCGCAACCCCTGCATCTGCTCTGGATTAGCAGCAGCACCAGCGATACAGCGTTTAGTCAGCCCCGGGCCTTGATTGAACTGGGCGCGAATAGTGCCCTGACGGTGATCGAAGATTTTGCGCCACTCGGCAACGACTGCACGGCGGATTACTTCGTCAATGCCGTCACGGAAATTCAGCTGGGTGCCAATGCTCAGCTGCAACACAGCCGCGTTCAACGGGACGGCGATCGTGCTGTTCACATCGGTACAACGACGGTGCAGCAAGAACGGGATAGTCGCTACCACGGCATCGCGATCAGCACCGGCGCTCAACTGTCGCGCCACAATTACCTGGCGGCTCAGAATGGTTCGCAGGCCGAAACGATTCTGGATGGTTTGAGTCTGGCCGATGGCGATCGCCTCGTCGATACTCACAGCGGCATTTTCTTCAACCAGCCCCATGGCCGCAGCCAGCAACTGCACAAGTGCATTGCCAGCGATCGTGGTCGGGCAGTGTTCAGCGGTCGCGTGGTGGTGCCGCAAATTGCCCAGCAGACCGATGCGGCGCAATTGAGCCGGAATCTTCTGCTCTCTCCGCGGGCACGGATTGACGCCAAGCCACAACTGGAAATCGTTGCCGATGACGTCAAGTGCAGCCACGGCGCTACCGTCAGCCAGCTCAGCGAAGACGAGATCTTCTATCTGCAAAGCCGTGGCTTGGATCAGGCAGCCGCCACCCATTTGCTGATTGAAGCTTTCGCTGGCGAAATCCTGCAAAAACTACCGTCTGCACAGTTGCGTGAGGCTCTTAGCCGCTGCGTCAGCTGCCGTGCCGAACGTCCGGAATCCTCTCCTGCCTCCTAG
- the sufC gene encoding Fe-S cluster assembly ATPase SufC, with product MIIENSDVILSIQDLTAEVEDAAILKGVNLEVRAGEIHAIMGRNGSGKSTLSKVLAGHPAYRVTGGSVTYKGQDLLALEPEERSRAGVFLAFQYPLEIPGVSNLDFLRVAVNARRKAAGQEELDAFDFQELVETRLDVVKMNPDFLGRGVNEGFSGGEKKRNEILQMALLEPSLAILDETDSGLDIDALKIVSDGVNQLANADNATILITHYQRLLDYIKPDFVHVMAEGRIIRTGGPELALELEETGYEWVDQALAGAVV from the coding sequence GTGATTATCGAAAACAGTGATGTGATCCTGTCGATTCAGGATCTGACAGCTGAGGTTGAAGACGCTGCCATTCTCAAGGGCGTCAATCTCGAAGTACGCGCCGGTGAAATCCACGCAATTATGGGCCGCAATGGCTCTGGCAAAAGCACCCTGTCCAAAGTCTTAGCAGGGCATCCGGCCTACCGCGTCACCGGTGGCAGCGTCACCTACAAAGGGCAGGATCTGCTGGCACTCGAACCGGAAGAGCGATCGCGCGCTGGGGTCTTTTTGGCCTTCCAATATCCGCTAGAAATTCCTGGCGTCAGCAACCTCGATTTCTTACGCGTCGCAGTCAATGCCCGTCGCAAGGCTGCAGGCCAAGAAGAATTGGATGCCTTTGACTTCCAAGAGCTGGTGGAAACCCGCTTGGATGTGGTCAAAATGAATCCCGATTTTCTCGGCCGTGGCGTCAACGAAGGCTTCTCGGGCGGCGAGAAAAAGCGTAACGAAATCCTGCAGATGGCGCTGCTAGAACCGAGTCTCGCAATCCTAGACGAAACTGATTCTGGCCTAGATATTGACGCACTCAAGATCGTTTCCGACGGCGTCAATCAGTTAGCCAATGCTGACAACGCCACAATTTTGATCACGCACTATCAGCGCCTGCTCGACTACATCAAACCCGACTTTGTGCATGTGATGGCGGAAGGCCGGATCATTCGCACCGGTGGCCCCGAATTGGCGCTGGAGCTGGAAGAAACCGGCTACGAATGGGTCGACCAAGCTTTGGCAGGAGCGGTAGTCTAA
- the sufB gene encoding Fe-S cluster assembly protein SufB, with protein sequence MSATVQALVNQPYKYGFVTDIETEKIAKGLSEDVVRLISAKKEEPEWMLEFRLKAYRRWLTMEEPDWAAVGYPAIDYQNIVYYAAPKQKAEKKQSLDEVDPTLLETFEKLGIPLSEQKRLANVAVDAVFDSVSIATTFREKLAEEGVIFCSISEAVREYPELVKQYLGSVVPIGDNYFAALNSAVFSDGSFVFIPKGVRCPMELSTYFRINSGDTGQFERTLIVAEEGSHVSYLEGCTAPMFDTNQLHAAVVELVALDDAEIKYSTVQNWYAGDENGKGGIYNFVTKRGLCKGRNSKISWTQVETGSAITWKYPSCVLVGDNSVGEFYSVALTNNCQQADTGTKMVHIGKNTRSTIVSKGISAGRSQNSYRGLVKVGPQATGARNYSQCDSMLIGDRAAANTFPYIQVQNANAQVEHEASTSKIGEDQLFYFQQRGISLEDAVSMLISGFCKDVFNQLPMEFAVEADRLLSLKLEGSVG encoded by the coding sequence ATGAGCGCCACGGTGCAAGCGCTGGTTAACCAGCCTTACAAATACGGCTTCGTCACCGACATTGAGACCGAAAAGATTGCCAAGGGCCTCAGTGAGGACGTTGTGCGTCTGATTTCGGCCAAGAAAGAAGAGCCAGAGTGGATGCTGGAATTTCGGCTCAAGGCCTATCGTCGCTGGCTGACGATGGAGGAGCCGGATTGGGCAGCGGTGGGCTATCCCGCGATCGACTACCAAAACATCGTCTACTACGCAGCACCCAAGCAAAAAGCTGAGAAGAAGCAGAGCTTGGATGAAGTCGATCCGACGCTGTTAGAGACGTTTGAGAAGCTGGGGATTCCCCTCAGCGAACAGAAGCGGCTAGCGAATGTGGCTGTTGACGCGGTGTTTGACAGCGTTTCAATCGCCACCACCTTCCGCGAAAAGCTCGCTGAAGAAGGCGTAATTTTCTGCTCCATTTCAGAAGCCGTACGGGAATATCCCGAACTGGTGAAGCAGTACCTCGGCAGTGTGGTGCCGATTGGCGACAACTACTTCGCAGCGCTCAACTCTGCAGTCTTTAGTGACGGCTCCTTTGTCTTCATTCCCAAGGGCGTCCGCTGCCCGATGGAACTGTCAACTTACTTCCGAATCAACAGCGGCGACACCGGTCAGTTTGAGCGGACGCTGATCGTTGCCGAGGAAGGCAGCCACGTCAGCTATTTGGAAGGCTGCACCGCACCGATGTTCGACACCAACCAGCTGCATGCGGCGGTGGTGGAACTGGTGGCCTTGGATGATGCCGAGATTAAATACTCGACCGTTCAAAACTGGTACGCCGGCGATGAAAACGGCAAGGGCGGCATCTACAACTTCGTGACCAAGCGCGGTCTCTGCAAGGGTCGCAATTCCAAGATTTCTTGGACGCAGGTGGAAACCGGCTCAGCAATCACCTGGAAATACCCCAGTTGCGTGCTGGTTGGCGACAACAGCGTTGGTGAGTTCTACTCCGTGGCGCTGACCAACAACTGCCAGCAGGCCGACACTGGCACCAAGATGGTGCACATCGGCAAAAACACCCGCAGCACGATCGTCAGCAAGGGCATCTCTGCTGGACGATCGCAGAATAGCTATCGCGGCTTGGTCAAAGTAGGGCCACAGGCGACAGGGGCACGCAACTACAGCCAATGTGACTCGATGTTGATTGGCGATCGCGCTGCTGCGAACACCTTCCCCTACATCCAAGTCCAAAACGCCAATGCTCAAGTTGAGCACGAAGCCTCGACCAGCAAAATTGGCGAAGATCAGCTCTTCTACTTCCAGCAACGGGGCATCTCCCTCGAAGACGCAGTGTCGATGTTGATCAGCGGCTTCTGTAAGGACGTCTTCAATCAGCTGCCGATGGAATTTGCCGTCGAAGCCGATCGCCTACTCAGCCTCAAACTGGAAGGCTCAGTCGGCTAA
- a CDS encoding ferredoxin-thioredoxin reductase catalytic domain-containing protein — MTQTTSPASASDKSLETMRKFAETYAKRSGTYFCVDPGVTAVVLEGLAKHKEDLGAALCPCRHYEDKQAEVEAAFWNCPCVPMRERKECHCMLFLTPENEFAGPNQEISLEQIRSLTHPA; from the coding sequence ATGACCCAGACGACCAGCCCCGCTTCAGCCTCCGACAAAAGCTTGGAGACCATGCGGAAGTTTGCTGAAACCTACGCCAAACGGAGCGGCACCTATTTTTGTGTCGACCCCGGGGTGACAGCCGTGGTGCTGGAAGGCTTGGCTAAGCACAAGGAAGATCTGGGGGCTGCTCTCTGCCCTTGTCGTCACTACGAAGACAAGCAAGCCGAAGTGGAAGCGGCGTTTTGGAATTGCCCATGCGTGCCCATGCGCGAACGCAAGGAATGCCACTGCATGCTGTTCCTGACGCCGGAAAACGAATTCGCTGGGCCGAATCAAGAGATCAGTCTGGAACAAATTCGCAGTCTGACTCACCCTGCTTAA
- the sufR gene encoding iron-sulfur cluster biosynthesis transcriptional regulator SufR — MPPAHSPTTKEAILSLLLEQGQATSAAIAEALAISLQAVRRHLKDLATEGLIEQEAVVAGMGRPQYHFRLSRQGRSQFPSSHDRFAVDLLDSLSEMLPPQEFEAVLAHQWRRKAEVYRQQLGQGSLADRLQQLAALRQAEGFMAEVHPAPDRSPPAFVITEYNCAIASVAESFPRVCDHELALFAETLPDCHVERTHWLIDGEHRCGYLIQPQP, encoded by the coding sequence ATGCCCCCCGCTCACAGCCCTACAACGAAAGAAGCGATTCTCAGTCTTTTGCTAGAGCAAGGGCAAGCAACGTCTGCGGCGATCGCGGAAGCCCTCGCAATTAGTCTCCAAGCGGTGCGGCGGCATCTCAAGGATTTAGCCACAGAAGGTCTGATTGAACAGGAAGCGGTTGTGGCTGGCATGGGACGGCCGCAATATCATTTCCGGCTGAGCCGCCAAGGGCGATCGCAGTTTCCCAGTAGCCACGATCGCTTTGCGGTGGATTTGCTGGACAGTCTCTCCGAAATGTTGCCGCCCCAAGAGTTTGAAGCAGTTTTGGCTCACCAATGGCGTCGCAAGGCCGAGGTCTATCGGCAACAGTTGGGGCAGGGCAGTCTGGCCGATCGTTTGCAACAGTTGGCTGCCTTACGGCAGGCCGAAGGCTTCATGGCCGAAGTCCATCCGGCACCCGATCGCAGCCCGCCCGCTTTTGTGATCACGGAATATAACTGTGCGATCGCCAGTGTCGCCGAGTCCTTCCCCCGCGTCTGTGACCACGAGCTGGCCTTGTTTGCCGAAACCCTGCCCGACTGCCATGTGGAGCGCACTCACTGGCTGATCGATGGTGAACATCGCTGTGGCTACTTGATTCAACCTCAACCATGA
- a CDS encoding phosphoribosyltransferase: MTAVLQVDWLAYQTLIEQVAIAIQQSDWRPQQVLAIARGGLYLGDALSRILQVPLAVMAVQSYGGEAGRDRGAVQIGANIAMTSDRLLSPLLLVDDLVDSGETLQQTRVWLQQTQKVMELRTAVLWQKPSSQFQPDFVAQVLTDNPWIEQPFETYDRWGRRPGHP; this comes from the coding sequence ATGACGGCGGTTTTGCAGGTCGATTGGCTGGCCTATCAGACCCTAATTGAGCAAGTCGCGATCGCGATTCAGCAATCAGATTGGCGGCCGCAACAGGTTCTTGCGATCGCGCGGGGCGGTCTTTATTTAGGCGATGCCCTCTCGCGCATCTTGCAAGTGCCGCTGGCAGTGATGGCGGTGCAATCCTACGGTGGTGAAGCAGGTCGCGATCGCGGTGCCGTTCAGATTGGTGCCAACATCGCCATGACCAGCGATCGCCTACTCAGTCCGCTACTGCTGGTCGATGACCTCGTGGATTCCGGCGAAACCCTGCAGCAAACCAGGGTCTGGCTGCAACAAACCCAAAAGGTTATGGAGCTGCGCACAGCTGTCCTTTGGCAGAAACCCAGTAGCCAGTTTCAGCCGGATTTTGTGGCACAAGTCCTGACTGATAATCCTTGGATTGAACAGCCCTTTGAAACCTATGATCGCTGGGGTCGTCGGCCAGGACACCCCTAA
- a CDS encoding NAD(P)H-quinone oxidoreductase subunit 4 codes for MTSEQFPWLTSIILLPIVAALPIPLIPDKDGRTVRWYSLLVGLADFALMVYAFWQHFDRSEAGLQMVEKISWVPQIGLNWSLAVDGLSMPLVLLTGLVTTLAILASWNINVKPKLFHFLLLLLYGAQIAVFTAQDMMLFFLVWELELVPVYLLISIWGGPKRQYAATKFILYTALASLFILVAGLALAFSGDSFSFDLTELGLKNYSFWLELLAYAGFLIAFGVKLSVFPLHTWLPDAHGEANAPGSMLLAGILLKMGGYALIRFNVQLLPEAHIHFAPVLAVLGIVNIIYGAFNAFAQDNLKRKIAYSSISHMGFVLLGIAAYNSLGLNGALLQMLSHGLIAAALFFLAGVAYERTHTLQIPQISGLAKQMPVTFALFTATAMASLALPGMSGFVSELTVFLGFTDSVYSSGFRTVTILLAAVGLILTPMYLLSMLRRIFYGNYNLQLGQVLADAKPRELFITFCLLIPTLAIGFYPKLTTQVYDATTTALAAQVQANLPTVALTQQGSLYSQMPTGEETTAVSMVSAPVID; via the coding sequence ATGACAAGCGAACAATTTCCCTGGCTTACGAGCATCATCCTGTTGCCAATCGTGGCAGCACTCCCCATTCCGTTAATCCCTGATAAGGATGGCCGGACAGTCCGCTGGTACTCCCTATTGGTGGGGCTGGCGGATTTTGCGTTGATGGTCTACGCCTTCTGGCAGCATTTCGATCGCAGCGAAGCTGGGCTGCAAATGGTCGAAAAGATTAGCTGGGTTCCGCAAATCGGCCTCAACTGGTCCCTGGCTGTCGATGGCCTGTCGATGCCCTTGGTGCTCCTGACCGGATTGGTCACGACGCTGGCTATCCTGGCCTCGTGGAACATCAACGTCAAGCCCAAGCTCTTCCATTTCCTGCTGCTGCTGCTTTACGGCGCTCAGATTGCCGTTTTCACAGCCCAAGACATGATGCTCTTCTTCCTCGTCTGGGAATTGGAGCTGGTGCCGGTCTACCTGCTGATCTCGATTTGGGGTGGCCCCAAACGGCAGTACGCCGCCACTAAATTCATCCTTTACACCGCCCTTGCCTCACTGTTCATCTTGGTGGCGGGTCTGGCTCTGGCCTTCAGCGGTGATAGCTTTAGCTTTGACCTGACTGAACTCGGCCTCAAGAACTATAGTTTCTGGCTGGAACTGCTAGCCTACGCTGGCTTCTTGATCGCTTTTGGCGTCAAACTCTCAGTCTTCCCGCTCCATACTTGGCTGCCGGACGCTCACGGCGAAGCCAATGCACCCGGATCAATGCTGCTGGCTGGCATCCTCTTGAAGATGGGGGGCTATGCGCTGATTCGCTTCAACGTACAACTGCTGCCGGAAGCGCACATCCACTTTGCGCCTGTTCTTGCCGTTCTGGGCATCGTCAACATCATTTACGGTGCGTTCAACGCCTTTGCCCAAGACAACCTCAAGCGCAAGATCGCCTACTCTTCGATCTCGCACATGGGCTTTGTCCTGCTGGGAATTGCGGCCTACAACAGCTTGGGTCTGAATGGCGCCCTGTTGCAGATGCTCTCCCACGGCTTGATTGCAGCAGCACTGTTCTTCTTGGCAGGCGTTGCCTATGAACGCACCCACACGCTGCAAATTCCGCAAATCAGCGGTCTTGCCAAGCAAATGCCCGTCACCTTTGCACTGTTCACGGCGACGGCGATGGCTTCCTTGGCGCTGCCGGGTATGAGTGGTTTTGTCAGTGAACTCACGGTTTTCCTCGGCTTCACCGACAGTGTCTACAGCAGTGGCTTCCGCACCGTAACTATCCTGCTGGCCGCCGTGGGCTTGATCCTGACGCCCATGTATCTGCTTTCGATGCTGCGCCGGATCTTTTACGGCAACTACAACCTGCAACTGGGCCAAGTGCTGGCAGATGCTAAGCCCCGTGAGCTGTTCATCACCTTCTGCTTGCTCATTCCCACCTTGGCGATCGGTTTCTATCCGAAGCTGACCACTCAGGTCTATGACGCCACGACCACTGCTTTAGCCGCTCAAGTGCAGGCGAATCTACCTACCGTTGCCTTGACTCAGCAAGGAAGTCTCTACTCGCAGATGCCAACGGGTGAAGAAACGACGGCAGTCTCCATGGTCTCCGCCCCTGTGATCGATTAA
- the thrB gene encoding homoserine kinase yields the protein MRVRVAVPATTANLGPGFDCLGAALTLYNQFWFSVAPSGELEITARGLDAEKISGDRDNLVYQAFAAFFEKQGQPVPALRLEIELAVPLARGLGSSATAIVAGLVGANALAGNPWTNAQLCDLATELEGHPDNVVPALLGGCRLAARDRQNQWAIADLDWHSDLIPVVAIPDFELSTEAARQVLPTQYSRSDAIFNAAHVGLVVRSLASGNGEWLAAALQDRLHQPYRQVLIPGYEVVEAAALKAGAFGLVISGAGPTLLAIASPDHAEAVRQAMQTTWQATGLSVRAEILAIAQTGTLVESEAEN from the coding sequence ATGCGCGTTCGTGTCGCTGTTCCCGCTACGACGGCCAACCTCGGGCCGGGTTTTGACTGCCTTGGGGCAGCCCTAACGCTCTACAACCAGTTTTGGTTTTCGGTGGCACCTTCAGGTGAGCTGGAGATTACGGCTCGCGGCCTCGATGCCGAGAAGATTAGTGGCGATCGCGACAATCTGGTTTATCAAGCCTTTGCTGCCTTCTTTGAAAAGCAGGGGCAGCCTGTCCCTGCCCTCCGGTTGGAGATTGAGCTGGCGGTGCCGCTGGCACGAGGCTTAGGGAGTTCTGCGACCGCGATCGTGGCCGGTCTTGTCGGTGCGAATGCGCTGGCAGGCAACCCGTGGACCAACGCTCAACTTTGCGATCTGGCGACGGAACTGGAAGGTCATCCTGACAATGTGGTGCCGGCGCTGCTGGGCGGTTGTCGCTTAGCCGCTCGCGATCGCCAAAATCAGTGGGCGATCGCCGATCTCGACTGGCACTCTGACTTGATTCCGGTCGTTGCCATCCCGGACTTCGAACTCTCAACGGAAGCAGCGCGTCAGGTTCTCCCCACGCAATACAGCCGCAGTGATGCGATCTTCAACGCTGCTCATGTCGGTCTCGTGGTGCGATCGCTAGCCAGTGGCAATGGTGAATGGCTAGCAGCCGCTCTCCAGGATCGCCTCCATCAGCCCTATCGTCAGGTGCTGATTCCCGGCTATGAAGTGGTGGAAGCTGCTGCTTTGAAGGCTGGCGCTTTTGGCCTAGTGATCAGCGGTGCCGGCCCGACCCTATTGGCGATCGCCAGCCCAGATCACGCTGAAGCAGTGCGACAAGCCATGCAGACAACCTGGCAAGCAACTGGACTGTCTGTCCGAGCTGAAATTCTGGCGATCGCCCAGACTGGGACGCTTGTCGAATCGGAAGCCGAAAATTAA